DNA from Timaviella obliquedivisa GSE-PSE-MK23-08B:
CTAGCATTGTCATCAGGATTCATCACAGCCTTCGTATTAGCAGTCAGAAAATCCATCGCAAAATGGATTCCCTTCAGATCCCGACCTTCCAAAGGTAAATCCCTCGGCTTAGTCGCCCCGGTACACAGAACGATCGCATCATATTCTTTTAACAGCGTTTCGGTCGGTAAATCTTTGCCAACCTCGGTGTTGCACTGGAAAGTCACACCTTCGTCTTCTAAAAGTTTAATTCGACGCAATACGACGCTTTCTTTTTCCAGCTTCATGTTGGGAATGCCATACATCAGCAATCCGCCTGGGCGATCGCTCCGTTCAAACACAGTCACCCAATGTCCCGCCTGATTAAGCTGTGCCGCCGCGCTCAACCCCGCCGGACCAGAGCCAATAATGGCAATTTTCTTACCCGTGCGGCGAGTTGGCATCACAGGCTTAATCCAGCCCTCATCCCAACCTTTATCGACAATAGAGCATTCAATATTCTTAATGGTGACAGGCGGATTATTGATGCCCAACACGCAGGAACCTTCGCAAGGTGCAGGACAAACTCGCCCCGTAAACTCAGGAAAATTATTCGTTTTGTGAAGGCGATCGAGCGCATCTTCCCACAGTCCCCGATAAACCAAATCATTCCACTCAGGAATCAGGTTATTGACCGGACAACCGCTTGCCATACCGCTGATGAGAGTGCCGCTATGGCAAAAGGGAATGCCACAATCCATACAGCGTGCGCCCTGAGCGCGAAGTTTATCTTCGGGTAGATGCTCATGAATGTCGTTCCAGTCGTGAACTCGCTCTAAAGGAGGGCGATCGGAAGGTAGTTCGCGGAGATATTCAATGAAGCCAGTTGGTTTTCCCATGATCTTGTAGATTGATTGATTTTAGATTTTAGAGTTTTTCTCGTTCCCAAACCCTGCTATTTCTAGCTAGGGAGTTGCAATTAAATAACGCCTCGAATCGCCCCCTAAATCCCCCATTCTGGAGGACTTTAAAAAGTTCGGAAGTCCTCCAGAATGGGGGATTTAGGGGGCTAAAAAGTCAATGCATCCCACTAGGGTTTTATTTTCACGTAACTCTCCTACTGCATCGCTAAACAAAATCCCCTTCCCCTTCAAAGCCCCTTTCCTTTAGGAGAGGGGTTTGGGGAGAGGTCTCCGGCACCTAACCCCTAGCCTCTTCCCTACAAGGGCAGGGGAACTGGAGCAAAGCGATCGCAACATTTAGCTGCCGCCGATGCGGGATACATCTTGGACGTTCGCTTCAAATGCCGCCGTTAAAGCTTCATCGCCGCTCAATCCATCCGCGATCGCCTTTGCCACAGCCTGCAAAACTCGCTTGTAATCTCTGGGCATCACTTTGACAAATTGGGGCAACATCGCGTCCCATTGTGAAAGAACTTTTTGGGCTTTTTGGCTTTGGGTTAAATCGGCATGGCGTTGGATTAGTTGGTAGAGGTCGTCGATTTCTTCGGGATCTTCGACTTTCTCTAAATCTGCCATTTGGGTATTACAGCGCGTTGCAAAGTTGCCCGCTTCATCCAAAATGTACGCCACGCCGCCACTCATACCCGCCGCAAAGTTGCGCCCAGTCATGCCTAAAACAACGACTTTTCCGCCAGTCATGTATTCGCAGCCGTGATCGCCCACCCCTTCTACAACCGTGTTAACGCCAGAGTTGCGCACACAGAACCGCTCTCCGGCAGTGCCTCGAATGTACACCTCGCCTTCGGTTGCGCCATAGAGGGCAACGTTACCCGCAATCACGTTCTCTTCAGCAGCAAAAGTGGAGGCAGCAGGCGGATAAAGAATAATTTTGCCGCCGCTAAGTCCCTTGCCCAGATAATCGTTAGTGTCGCCTTCGAGTTCGAGCGTCACACCTTTAGGCACAAAAGCCCCAAAGCTTTGTCCGGCGCTGCCTTGAAAATGAAGATGCACCGTGTTTTCAGGTAGCCCTTCCCAGTGGCGCTTGGTGATTTCGTTGCCCAAGATAGTACCGACAGCGCGGTTGACGTTTTGGATCGGCAGAGTTGCTTTAACAGGCTTGCCGTGGGCGATCGCTCCCTCACACAGATCCAACAATTTTGTCATATCCAATGACTTCTCCAGCCCATGATCCTGGGGAATTTGGCAGTAACGCCCCACATCCTCACCTACCTCTGGCTGATACAGAATCTTCGAGAAATCCAAACCCTTCGCCTTCCAATGATCAACCGCCTGTTTTGCTTCTAGCACATCCGTCCGTCCTACCATTTCGTTAAGAGTGCGGAAGCCGAGTTGCGCCATCAATTCCCGCACTTCTTCGGCAATAAAGCGCATGAAATTAACGGTATGGGCTGGGTCACCAGTAAAGTTTTTGCGGAGCTGCGGATCTTGGGTGGCAACGCCAACAGGACAAGTGTTGAGATGGCAAACGCGCATCATAATGCAGCCTAGAGTGACAAGTGGCGCGGTGGCAAAGCCGAACTCTTCAGCACCCAACAGCGCGGCAATGACAACATCTCGCCCAGTTTTCATTTGCCCGTCAGCCTCCACCACAATTCGGCTACGGAGGTTATTGAGCACTAGGGTCTGGTGAGTTTCCGCTAGTCCTAGTTCCCAAGGGAGTCCGGCGTGTTTGATAGAGGTTTGGGGAGATGCACCCGTGCCACCGTCATATCCAGAAATTAGCACCACGTCTGCATGGGCTTTGGAAACGCCAGCGGCGATCGTGCCTACTCCCACTTCGGAAACCAATTTGACGCTAATTCGGGCTTCACGGTTAGCATTTTTAAGATCGTGGATTAACTCAGCGAGGTCTTCGATCGAATAGATATCGTGGTGGGGCGGTGGGGAAATGAGTCCGACTCCAGGAGTGGAGTGGCGAACTTTGGCAATCCAGGGATAAACTTTTTTGCCAGGAAGCTGTCCCCCTTCGCCCGGTTTTGCACCCTGCGCCATTTTGATTTGCAGTTCTTGAGCTTTGGAGAGATACAGACTGGTCACGCCAAACCGACCCGAAGCCACTTGTTTGATGGCGCTGTTCTTAGAGTCGCCTTGCTCGTTCGTCCAGGTATAGCGATCGGGATCTTCGCCGCCTTCGCCCGTGTTAGACTTGCCGCCCAAGCGGTTCATGGCGATCGCCAACGATTCATGCGCCTCCTGCGAGATCGAGCCGTAGCTCATTGCGCCTGTTTTGAACCGTTGCACGATGGATTCCACCGATTCTACTTCTTCAATCGGCACGGCTTCCCGTTGCTTAAACTCCAGCAATCCTCGCAGCGTGTAATGGGTTTGGTTTTGCTCGTTCACCAGCGCCGCATACTGTTTGTAAACTGCGTAGTCATCCGTGCGTACCGCTTTTTGAAGCGTGTGAATGGTTTGAGGACTAAATAAATGCGCCTCGCCTTCCTTCCGCCATTGATATTCGCCGCCCACATCTAAGGTATGCCCGTTGACTTGGCGATCGGGGAAAGCGTGGCTGTGGCGGAGGAGAGCTTCCTTTGTAATGACTGCCAAATCAACGCCTTCAATCCGAGAGGCTGTCCAGGTGAAGTAGCGATCGATCACGGCTGCATTCAAGCCTACTGCCTCAAAAATCTGTGCGCCTCGGTAGCTTTGAATCGTTGAAATGCCAATTTTGGAAGCCACTTTTGTAACGCCTTTAGTTGCCGCTTTGATGTAGTTTTTACAAGCGGTTTTGTAATCGACATTCACTAGCAAGCCTTGCTGAATCATGTCGTCTAATGTTTCAAAAGCGAGGTAGGGATTAATGGCACCGCAACCATAGCCAATTAAAAGGGCATAGTGATGAACTTCGCGGGGTTCGCCAGATTCTAAAACCAGTCCGACGCGGGTACGAGTGCCTGTGCGAATGAGGTGGTGATGGAGTCCGGCAACGGCGAGGAGGGCGGGGATGGGGGCGCTTGTAGCGTTGATGGCGCGATCGCTCAGAATCAAAATATTGGTGCCGTCTTCAATCTGCTGATCGGCTTTAGCGCAGATTTCAGCGATCGCCGCTTCCATCCCTTGCACACCCGCTTTAGGATCAAACACAATCGACAGCGTCACCGACTTAAATCCGTTCTCCGAAACATACTTTAATTTCGCCAGTTCAGCATTGCTCAAAATCGGCGTTTTTAGCTCAATTAAATGACAGCTTTCTGGCTCTGGCTTCAACAAATTGCGTTCAGAGCCGATTGTCGTTTCAGCCGATGTAATAATTTCTTCTCGAATCGAATCGATCGGCGGGTTTGTCACCTGGGCAAAAAGCTGTTGGAAATAGTCGTACAGCAGCTTGGGGCGATCGGACAACACCGACAGAGGCGTGTCTGCCCCCATTGCCCCGATCGCCTCTACGCCATCCCGCGCCATGGGAGTCAGCAGCAAGCGCAGATCCTCGAAGGTATAGCCAAACGCCATTTGACGCTGAATAATCGTCGTTAGATCTGCCGACGAAATTTCTTCTACAGCAACAGGCGCATCGGGCAACTGAGCAATCTCAACCATGTGTTGATTGATCCACTCTCGGTAAGGATGCTCTTTAACAATCTGGTTCTTAATTTCCTCATCAGCGATAATTCGCCCTTGCTTAGTATCCACCAAGAACATCCGCCCCGGCTCCAGCCGACCCTTTGCCGCCACCCGCTCTGGCTCAATGGGCAAAACGCCTGCCTCCGATGCCAGAATCACGAGATCGTCCTTAGTAATGTAGTAGCGCGAGGGACGTAGACCATTGCGATCGAGCACTGCCCCAATCATGGAGCCATCGGTAAAGGCGATCGAAGCAGGACCATCCCACGGTTCCATCAAGCACGAGTGATATTCGTAAAACGCCTTTTTCTCGTCGCTCATAGACTCGTGAGCCGTCCAGGGTTCGGGGATCATCATCATCATGGCGTGGGGGAGCGATCGCCCCGACAGCACCAGTAGCTCTAAGGCATTATCAAAAATAGTGGAATCGCTGCCCTCGACATTGATGACGGGCTGAATTTTCTTCATATCCTCGCCAAACAATTCCGACTCAAACATCGACTGCCGCGCCATCATCCAGTTGATGTTGCCGCGCATCGTGTTAATTTCGCCATTGTGGGCAATGTAGCGATAAGGGTGCGATCGCTCCCAGCTAGGGAACGTATTGGTACTAAATCGCGAATGCACCAGCGCCAGGGCACTCTCCATATCGGGATCATGCAATTCTGGATAATACTGTCCCACCTGCACAGGCATCAGCATTCCCTTATAAACCATCGTCCGACAAGACAGACTTGATGGATACCAGCAAGGATTTTCCCCCGATGCCCGCAACGCCTTAAATGACAGTTTCCGAATGACATACAGCTTCCGCTCAAACGCCACCTCATCCATCCCGGCTGCCCGTTGGATAAACACCTGCTCCATAAACGGCTCACTCGACTTTGCCGTGTTGCCCAGGGAGGAATGATCCGTAGGAACATCGCGCCAGCCCAGTACCTTCAAGCCTTCTGTCGTCACAATCTGCTCAAAAATTTGACGGCTTTTATCTCGAACATTGGCATCAGGTGAAGAGTAAATCATGCCCACGCCATACTGCCCCGATTCAGGAAGGGTAACACCTTCTGCGGCTGCCACTTTTTTCAGAAACTTGTGGGGCACTCCCATCAAAATGCCTGCACCGTCGCCCGTGTTCGTTTCACAGCCGCACGCCCCGCGATGGTCTAGGTTCAACAAAATTGTCAAAGCTTGCTCAATGATATTGTGTGACTTCTGCCCTTTCATTTGGACAATAAACCCAACACCACAGGCATCGTGCTCGAACTGAGGGTCGTATAGACCCTGTTTGGGTGGCAGGTTATTGCTGTGCATTTTTTAGATATCCTAATCTAGTGTCTGGCTGAGGGGCTGTTTGGAGCTAATTGAATTTTCTAACGACGAAGGCTTCCAAGGGCAGTCCTTAATAAAGGTTTTAGCTGATACCGATCGCTCTAGATCATCTCATGGGAGATTACTGATCTCCCATCGCTCGTTACTAAAGATTCTGAGGGTATAGCGCTATTCTCTGCAACGTCAAGCAGGTAACATTTTGTTGCTGAATTCAGCAACGCCCTGATCGTATCAATGGATGATTGGTAAAACCTTATCCTGATTCAATAGACTGATGCAAGTTAAGCTTGATGCTATGGGTCTTAATGCATCTTTTCCTATGGTCTTTCCGTTGTTGCGCCCAGTTCTAAGCAAGATTTCTAGGAAAGTCTCTCTTCAGGTCATTCTTGCTTGTTTAGTGCTGCAAATTCCGGCAATGGTGGGGCTAACAGGCTATCTATCTTTCAAAAATGGTCAAGAAGCCGTCGATGATCTCGCGAATCAACTAACGAATAAAATTGGCGATCGTGTAGAACAGAAACTGAAAGACTACTTGATTGTTCCTCAATTAATCACTCGGCTTAATGCCAATCAGGTGCGCGCCGGAACGTTAGACCTCGACAATTTATCCGAAGTGCAACTCTACCTATGGCAACAGTTTCAGCAGTTTAACGATCTCAAATTCAACAACCCCACCTTTATCACTATTGCGACCGAAACAGGTAACTCTATTGGCATTGGCTATCGCCCTTTCAATCGCCTCGTCGTTGACATTCGAGA
Protein-coding regions in this window:
- a CDS encoding glutamate synthase subunit beta, with product MGKPTGFIEYLRELPSDRPPLERVHDWNDIHEHLPEDKLRAQGARCMDCGIPFCHSGTLISGMASGCPVNNLIPEWNDLVYRGLWEDALDRLHKTNNFPEFTGRVCPAPCEGSCVLGINNPPVTIKNIECSIVDKGWDEGWIKPVMPTRRTGKKIAIIGSGPAGLSAAAQLNQAGHWVTVFERSDRPGGLLMYGIPNMKLEKESVVLRRIKLLEDEGVTFQCNTEVGKDLPTETLLKEYDAIVLCTGATKPRDLPLEGRDLKGIHFAMDFLTANTKAVMNPDDNASFISAKDKDIVIIGGGDTGTDCAGTSIRHNCKSLVQLEILPKPPMTRDANNPWPEWPKVYRVDYGQEEAAATFGDDPRGYLTTATRFEGDENGHVKAVHTVQVDWQKNEKGQFIPAHVPGSEQVLPAQLVLLAMGFLGPEQPLLDAIGVERDGRSNVKAEHDKYTTSIPGVFAAGDCRRGQSLVVWAFNEGRGVARECDRYLMGHTDLP
- the gltB gene encoding glutamate synthase large subunit; amino-acid sequence: MHSNNLPPKQGLYDPQFEHDACGVGFIVQMKGQKSHNIIEQALTILLNLDHRGACGCETNTGDGAGILMGVPHKFLKKVAAAEGVTLPESGQYGVGMIYSSPDANVRDKSRQIFEQIVTTEGLKVLGWRDVPTDHSSLGNTAKSSEPFMEQVFIQRAAGMDEVAFERKLYVIRKLSFKALRASGENPCWYPSSLSCRTMVYKGMLMPVQVGQYYPELHDPDMESALALVHSRFSTNTFPSWERSHPYRYIAHNGEINTMRGNINWMMARQSMFESELFGEDMKKIQPVINVEGSDSTIFDNALELLVLSGRSLPHAMMMMIPEPWTAHESMSDEKKAFYEYHSCLMEPWDGPASIAFTDGSMIGAVLDRNGLRPSRYYITKDDLVILASEAGVLPIEPERVAAKGRLEPGRMFLVDTKQGRIIADEEIKNQIVKEHPYREWINQHMVEIAQLPDAPVAVEEISSADLTTIIQRQMAFGYTFEDLRLLLTPMARDGVEAIGAMGADTPLSVLSDRPKLLYDYFQQLFAQVTNPPIDSIREEIITSAETTIGSERNLLKPEPESCHLIELKTPILSNAELAKLKYVSENGFKSVTLSIVFDPKAGVQGMEAAIAEICAKADQQIEDGTNILILSDRAINATSAPIPALLAVAGLHHHLIRTGTRTRVGLVLESGEPREVHHYALLIGYGCGAINPYLAFETLDDMIQQGLLVNVDYKTACKNYIKAATKGVTKVASKIGISTIQSYRGAQIFEAVGLNAAVIDRYFTWTASRIEGVDLAVITKEALLRHSHAFPDRQVNGHTLDVGGEYQWRKEGEAHLFSPQTIHTLQKAVRTDDYAVYKQYAALVNEQNQTHYTLRGLLEFKQREAVPIEEVESVESIVQRFKTGAMSYGSISQEAHESLAIAMNRLGGKSNTGEGGEDPDRYTWTNEQGDSKNSAIKQVASGRFGVTSLYLSKAQELQIKMAQGAKPGEGGQLPGKKVYPWIAKVRHSTPGVGLISPPPHHDIYSIEDLAELIHDLKNANREARISVKLVSEVGVGTIAAGVSKAHADVVLISGYDGGTGASPQTSIKHAGLPWELGLAETHQTLVLNNLRSRIVVEADGQMKTGRDVVIAALLGAEEFGFATAPLVTLGCIMMRVCHLNTCPVGVATQDPQLRKNFTGDPAHTVNFMRFIAEEVRELMAQLGFRTLNEMVGRTDVLEAKQAVDHWKAKGLDFSKILYQPEVGEDVGRYCQIPQDHGLEKSLDMTKLLDLCEGAIAHGKPVKATLPIQNVNRAVGTILGNEITKRHWEGLPENTVHLHFQGSAGQSFGAFVPKGVTLELEGDTNDYLGKGLSGGKIILYPPAASTFAAEENVIAGNVALYGATEGEVYIRGTAGERFCVRNSGVNTVVEGVGDHGCEYMTGGKVVVLGMTGRNFAAGMSGGVAYILDEAGNFATRCNTQMADLEKVEDPEEIDDLYQLIQRHADLTQSQKAQKVLSQWDAMLPQFVKVMPRDYKRVLQAVAKAIADGLSGDEALTAAFEANVQDVSRIGGS